The region ACGACCATGACCAGCAAGGTGCTGACCCCGATCACCAGCAGGATGCGCCAGCCTTCATCGCGCACAAGTACGCCGTAGTCGAGCAAACTCATCAACGCCGGAATAAAGAACAGCAGCATTTCAGCCATCAATACGCCAGCCCCCAGTTGCAGGGTCGCGGGCTTGATCCAACCCAGGGCAAAACCCAGTAACAGCAGCGCCATGCCGACCACACCACCGGGTATGGGTAAATGCCAGCCGCTCGCGATCTGGCACCCTATGAAGTAGATGGCGAGCAGTACGGCCAATTCGCTGACCATCCGCCCCAAGCGTTTTACATCAAAGCGTTTCATGTTGTTTCCATTCCAGACTGGGCTTCAGTTTAAAGAACCCCCTTCCATCCCGAAAACGAATTGTTAGACTGACAGCCATTCCAAAGTGGAATCTAGGTCATGGAATTCAAACAGCTACGAACATTTGTCGAGGTCGCACGTCAGGGTGGTTTCACTCAGGCGGCGCACACCCTGCATATCAG is a window of Pseudomonas taetrolens DNA encoding:
- a CDS encoding CidA/LrgA family protein, whose protein sequence is MKRFDVKRLGRMVSELAVLLAIYFIGCQIASGWHLPIPGGVVGMALLLLGFALGWIKPATLQLGAGVLMAEMLLFFIPALMSLLDYGVLVRDEGWRILLVIGVSTLLVMVVTAFTVEAVCRWRMRHEV